In the genome of Dromiciops gliroides isolate mDroGli1 chromosome 1, mDroGli1.pri, whole genome shotgun sequence, the window TATGGCAGTTTAAATTAGTTACAATCCAGCTTTTAAATACAATTCCACAAATTAGTCCTTTTCCTGATAGGTACAAAtgaaaagagcaagaaagcagCAGCATCAGGCTTGGCTTATTGATCTAGCCTGATTTTCCACATTAACTTCCTCctgagttaggagatggagtattCTCATGCTTTCTCATAGATTCTTGTGCAAACAACCCCTTTCATCTTGCATTCCTAGAAGAAAAGAGATGGATTCAGGCTCCAAAATCCAGACCATATCATAGATTGTTAGTAgtcaaatatacatattttaaaaacctaggttcaaatttaaATGGCAGTAAAGGATCATCATGTCTGAAATCAGTCatttagacttttaaaatatttggactGAGTTGAAATTTACCTTAGATTCattattcagtcaataaatatttatcgagCCCCTCCTTTGTGAAAAATACTATGTTTGATGCCCTGGGTCATGCAAATATGAAGACAGTTCCCTGCAGCGAATTTAAAGTTTAGTAGAAAACAAGACAACAACATTATCAATAAAAGACAGCAGAATATGGTAATCCCcataaaaagaagtacaaaaagtgCTGAGGAATTCAGAAACAACATGGCAAAGTAGGGAAACCCTGGATTGGGAGTCAAAgcatctgggtttaaatctgaaCTGCATTACTTACTAATTTTGTGGCCTTAGGCAGGTCACTAAACCTCTCTAGAACTCACTTCTCAAAcctgaagagacagagagagaaagagagagagagagagagagagagagagagagagagagagagagagagagagagagggagagggagggagggctgggctgattgacttctaagatccctttgaaccctaaatctattatcctacaAATACTATATCATGCATGGTAAAGGGCACCAGCAAAAGTTACATGAAGCAGGTGGCAACTGAGCTGAGCCTTAACAGATAGGTGGAGTTTTAATGGATTAACATAATGAGTAAAAGGGCATTCCAGAAGAAAGGGTTGGGGCCAAGATTGTGGAAGGCCTTAAATGACAGGCTAATGAAGGAATATGAACTTTGTTTGGTAGGCATTCAGGAGACACTGAATGCCCTAAAACAGGGCATTGACCGGATGAAAGATGTGGTTTAGAAAGATTAATGTGTCAccaatgagacccagagaagacaTAACCTGTCCAAGATCATGCATTAATCTGTCAATTTAGAAAAATCCACATTGACATTCTATTGAAACCAGGGGAGTAAAGGAGTTGgttaaaggaaagagagaaaaaaggaaatgggagagaCCAAAAACATAGGGACTGTCTAcatttacagagtaggaaacagaagcaaaactaAAAAGGAGACATAAAATCTGTGGTTAGAGAAGCAGAAGAAGTCAAATAATGCAGTGTCATGGAGGTCAAGGGAGAAGAGACTACCATAAAGGAGAGTGTGGTCCCTTTGTCAAGTGCCACAAAATGGTCAAGCAGTACTGAGAACAGGCCATCGGGTGTGGGGAGTAGGAAACTGTTGAAAAGGGTTTACTGAGCAAATAAATGTTGTTAACAAGTTTTCCCATCTTTAATGCaatcaaaagaacaaaaagaacccattaacATTTGATATCTAAGATAATCTCTAatcataaaataacaaaatattctaGTTGGATGGGAATTTATGAACCACCTAGTCTGGCCTGTTTCATTATTCTTATCTAGTCATTAAAATAGATCTCCAGTGACCTCAACTGGCCAGCATTTTGTTAGCCTGTGTCCTTGGAAGTGAAAGAAGCTATGTTTCTTTTCAAATACTCTACAATTCAGACTTTTTATTAATTCAGTATCACCTTCTCCTCGATGGGCCCAAATTAGTGAGGCTTATCTGTGCTCACCTTGCTTTGTAATAAGACTACAGAACCAGAGAACCTCAAATTCAGAAGGACACGAGGCTATCTGGTTCTAAGCTTCTTTATTGGGATTCCTCTGTTTCTTGTTCTGAAGAATCTACTGAGACAGTCTTCCAAGAGGATGGTCTAACAGGTTTAACTATTTTAGCTGTAGCCCTGTCTATATGAACTGTAATTTTGTCAAAACAACTGTCTTAATATTTAACTTTGTTTTCACCTATTTGTACTAGGTCTCTCCCTATTGTATTTCAAAGAAGAATATGTATtttgataaataaatatttaaaggaacaaCAACATAGACAGTGAAGAGAGTGCTCATTTTGGAGATGGGAAAAttagagttcaaattctatccttgACACTAACTctgtgcaaatcacttgacttctctaaGCACCAGGCAATTATTGGAGACTTAAAGGTTTAGTTGAGCGATGATCTAGGATAGTGGAGGGAAATCCCACCGCAACAAAATTACCAGTCCTTGATGTCAGATGACTAAAATGCCAACATTGTCAATTCTATCTTTTCAGTATTCAAGGATAAGAAAAGTCTCTTACCACCACCATTTTTCCATCCACCAACTTTCTCTTTATTGTAGTCTCTTTGCCATCCCATTTCTGGACCTGATTCAATGCTCCTCTGTCTAAGTTTATAGTAGTCTACAAAACATAATCACATAGTTGGCTTGCTTGAAATTGAGCTGAATAAAGAGGCAATTTATCCTATACTAAGTCACCACCAGAGGCCAAGTTACCCAAGACATATTGTTTTTTAGCAAAATGAAGACTTCTCTTTGGATCAATTGTGAATTAGTATGGACAACAGGGAAGGAGATATGATTTTTCTACCTCTCCTTCAGTAGATAAAGGAAATAGTAGAAAAAAGTTAACCTCTCACCTTTGTTTTCCTGTTATCAGCTGTGGTTTCTTCAAATTCATGGCCCAGCTTAAAAGAGATTTCTGTGTTTTTAAAGGTACTCTCAGTTCTGATGGTTATGATATCACCCTTCATGCTGATGATCACACTGGGTTTGGCcaaatttcccagttttctggtGGCTAAACCAACCCCTGAAAATCAGACAGGGTTAGAATTATACTGTCAGAAAGAATACTTGCTCTTTTTGAAAAAGAAGTCTTTTAATCGCAttcctctgttcttttgtgaATGTTTCCATGGTGCCACAGTTGTAGATTGCACATTAACCATAACACTACCAAGAAAGAAGGCTTCCTGTCACTGTTTCATCTCCTAAAGGGAAATAATTTCTGTGGATTTTTTCCTATCCCTTTAGTAAAATCCATTTTTCAGGAGTGAATTGAGAAAACCtagcacatgaaaaaaaaagaccatttagCTTCAAAAGCCTTAGAGACaaaaattcagtaaaaaaaagtaagaagcattctaagttttaaaataattctaggcTATGTTCACATTAATTACTGCTCTTCACTGCACTGAGGCAGCTTTATACACTTTGTGGGAATTAGAAGTgtccaaagagagaaaaatgtgagTGATAAATAAGTCCAGGTAAAGAAACTAGTGCTAAACCCTATTGATTGGATTATatcattaattatttcatttattcaataactatttattgtctactatgtaCAAAACACTGTGTCTAATACAAATATAGGACTCATAAACACTGAGGCACATGGAGATGGATAAAACTAACCAATTTCAAAGgaatgtcatgtggaagagaagtggatagagctctagatttgaaatcaagcagatatgagttcaaattcagcttccaacacttaatagctatgtgaacaTGAGGCTTTCTGAaccacagtttttttgttttgttttgtttgttttgggtttttgggttttggggtgaggcaattggggttaaatgacttgcccagggtcacacagctagtgtcaagtttctgaagcagatttgaactcaggtcctcctgactccagggccagtgttctatccactgcaccacctagctgccactaaaccacagttttttgtttaaaatgagagtaataatacatatatcacctacctcacatgattattatgaagatgaaatgagataacatatacaaagtgctttgcaaaccttaaagggttagataaatattataataatcattattattgatAAAGATTAATATGTCTCATGATTTCTAGGGTTACACGAAAGGACAATCAAGCAACAAAAAATTCTCATCTCTTTACCACAcctagaatatatttttattgcagCACAGTTTGGGTCTAAAAATATAAGAATGAAAAGTGATCTTAAATTAACAGAAAAGGTGGGAACAATCAGAATGTAATTCAAAAGGGGCAGTAGAAAGAACTATTTGgctggaggaagagaaggcataATACAGGGTAAGAACCCAGGATGTTGGAGCTGGGAAGGATTTGAGACATCATCTTTTCTagcctcatttcatagatgaggaaattgagactcataGCCACTCTGTGACCAGACCAGATCATTGAAGTTATTAGAAttgatgagggtttttttttttcagaatagagACTATAATAAGAGAATAAAAGACCAAGGACTGAATTTGGGGAGAATCACACAGTTAAAGGAGGAATGAGAGTGAGAAGATAGTCAGAAAGGCAAGAGAACCAGagtcagaactttttttttcctgactattTCTTATATCTTTTTAAGTGTCCCTTGCtttctggaaggaaggaaattaggaaagaataaaaagcatTAATTACATACTTACTTCATGCCAAACACCTTGGTAAGCACAAGTGATTCAAATACAAAACCAGAGGCAGTCCTTGGAGACACACAGGGGAATCAAGAACAGAGAGGGTCACTTTGGTCCAGAAAGTTTCCGGGAGGGTAAGTGAAAACACAGTAGAGCTTTGTCTTAGAAAAGTTGACTGTAAGACTTGCActaaaataaatcttattttctCATTGATTCCTATTATGAAATTGAAGAGGTACAACCACAGAAAAGTTGACGAGTAAGTGATTTAGAGGTGGTCCATATTGAGCCAAGATGATAATTTTTAAATCCCAGATACCCTATACCAGCTGGAGCTAATAGCCGACTTTGATGTTGATAACATTTTTAAGGACTCAGAGACTCCTACAACTGCTATTCATCACCTTGCCATCATTGCTCATAATCTCtatctgcattaacatttttcCCCAGACCAATAGATTGGGTGCCCTCAAGACAATATAATAAAGCTAGTAGAGCAAAAATTTTCTTTCGCTATTTGTAAAGTTATAATGAAGTGAACAGTTACCAATTGGTTTCCATCTCTAGTGTGACTGAAATGAGGCAGATAGACTAAACGATCTTCGGAgtccctttcagctataaatTTATGGTGCTATGAAGCAATTGGTTTGAGGTTAGAGGTAAAAAGAAAGCCAACAAACTGAAAACCTTCCTAAATGAGGACTGTTAGCCACTTCATCGTTACTTATTTTATCCCAAGTGAGACATTTACACATAAGCTTACAGGACAGATAGTCTATCAATGATTTTAACACTCACCTTCAGGAGAAAGTAGACATTAGAGTTAATGAAGACAAATTCACTGCTCCTGTAGTATTCTCTACTCATACCCTCATCACCATTTTTACTTCCTCtgacttcttccttttcccactcTGGAATTAGCTAATCAAAGGAAGCCTCAATTTGTTCAGACAGTGATGCAGAACCCAGTGGTAGGGACAAAGAAAAGTAGTCTCTCCTAGGAGTTTGTAGTAATCAAGAATTCCCCTTTCAAACAGTTTCATTACTGAATAAGAGCGAGTTGATAAACAAAATCAATCTAACTCAGTGAACATGCTATGCTTAAATAAACATCAAACTCTCCAATTTGGGACCATTCTATATTCTCTTCTGGAATATGTTGGTCCTTAGGAATCCAAGTGACAAATGAGAAGAGATTAGCTGATTGACAAAGCTCCTAAAGGTCTCCCCttcattttaagaattttaaaataagagaaagaacaaagagcCAAGACAGGAAACCATTATACTATGGTTTATGTTTTCTACTTCatttactaccaccaccaccccaacatACACATATCTAACTTCTCCCAGAGAATGAGGTAGGTTATTTTACTTTCTCAAGAAGGATCTCCTCCAacagaaggttttttttaaaaaacaatacacCTCACCTAGAGCCTTCATGTAATCCTCAAAGTTTTCACTGGAGACCAGCTTCCAGGTACCCACAAATCGGTTACACATGGTGCTGGATCTGCTGGGCACTAAATGGTGACTTTGGCGAAAGAAAGTCAGCCACAGCTCTCAGTGAAAGGCAGGATGGCGTGACCTGCAGCAGCTTCAATGGCATCTTTTCAAAGATGCTCTGGACATGTGACTATCACCAACATCCAATGGGGAAGGCAGTGTCAGGGCCAGGCACTTCATAGcattgctcattcattcatttggcacAAAAGAGAATCCCACCCACAATCTCATTTTTCTCCAGAAGGGTTTGagctgtttttaaaataaaagagccACCTTAGTCCTTAAAAGAGGGGgaggataaaaatttaaaaaggggaaaaaaacttggTTGGGCCTGCATTTAAATTCTATTATCTGACCCTGAATAATTTAGAAAAACATATTATTTCACAAGTCCAGTTCAAGGCCAGGGCATGCAACAACTAGTGAGGGAAAGAATAGGTGAAAATCTCTTTGGAGGCACCCTGTGGAAACCAATCCTGACTCCCCATGTTCAAGAATTTGgtacaaaggaagaaagaggaagccaAGTGCCTGTACATTATGATAACTCCACCCCTCACCAAAGTATGCTGTGGTAGAGAAAGGTTAGGAAGTACTGTAAGGATTATTCATTAATGAAGGAGGGAGTTGACATAACTCACATTTTCTAGGCAAGCAGAGTGGGCAGACAATGGAAGCAGTAAGTATAGTATACCAGTTATGTTCCCATATAGG includes:
- the LOC122734579 gene encoding LOW QUALITY PROTEIN: myelin P2 protein-like (The sequence of the model RefSeq protein was modified relative to this genomic sequence to represent the inferred CDS: deleted 1 base in 1 codon); its protein translation is MPLKLLQVTPSCLSLRAVADFLSQSHHLVPSRSSTMCNRFVGTWKLVSSENFEDYMKALGVGLATRKLGNLAKPSVIISMKGDIITIRTESTFKNTEISFKLGHEFEETTADNRKTKTTINLDRGALNQVQKWDGKETTIKRKLVDGKMVVECKMKGVVCTRIYEKA